A stretch of the Rhizomicrobium sp. genome encodes the following:
- a CDS encoding riboflavin synthase has product MFTGIVTDIGRVRHVEKRGDTHIVIGTNYDVAGIEMGASIACSGVCLTVVDKGTAKDRWFAATASGETLSKTTLGRWKAGDSINLERPMRVGDEFGGHIVSGHVDGVAEVKSVTPEGESTRIVFEAPAALARFVAAKGSVALDGVSLTVNEVDGTRFGVNIIPHTQKVTTFGKLKPGMKVNLEIDLLARYVARLVSP; this is encoded by the coding sequence ATGTTCACAGGAATTGTCACAGATATCGGACGCGTCCGCCACGTCGAGAAGCGCGGCGACACGCACATCGTGATCGGCACGAACTACGACGTCGCCGGCATCGAGATGGGCGCCTCCATCGCCTGCTCGGGCGTCTGCCTCACGGTGGTCGACAAGGGCACCGCAAAGGATCGCTGGTTCGCGGCGACCGCATCGGGCGAGACTCTGTCGAAGACCACGCTGGGCCGCTGGAAGGCCGGCGACAGCATCAACCTCGAGCGGCCGATGCGGGTCGGCGACGAGTTCGGCGGCCATATCGTCTCCGGCCATGTCGATGGCGTGGCCGAGGTCAAGAGCGTGACGCCCGAAGGCGAGTCGACGCGGATCGTGTTCGAGGCGCCGGCGGCGCTGGCCCGCTTCGTGGCCGCCAAGGGATCGGTGGCGCTCGACGGAGTGTCGCTGACCGTCAACGAAGTCGACGGCACCCGCTTCGGCGTGAACATCATCCCGCATACGCAGAAGGTGACGACCTTCGGCAAGCTCAAGCCCGGCATGAAGGTCAATCTCGAGATCGACCTGCTGGCGCGTTACGTAGCGAGGCTCGTGAGCCCATGA
- the ribD gene encoding bifunctional diaminohydroxyphosphoribosylaminopyrimidine deaminase/5-amino-6-(5-phosphoribosylamino)uracil reductase RibD, with product MSDLAHMRHAIALGARGVGRTGRVPSVGCVLVSTDGRVVGRGRTDESGRPHAEVVALAMAGQAARGATAYVTLEPCAHRGGTGGPCTDALIGAGVARVVVAGVDPDPRTNGQGIAKLRAAGVAVEVGVGEAEALPTLAGFFSHIRARRPFVTLKIAQSLDGRTATVSGDSKWITGEGARRHGHLLRARNDAILVGVNTALADDPELTCRIAGLERCSPLRVVLDTRLRLSEWSKLATTAARTPTLVFTTAAEGGAKLAACGVEIVRVACDARGRPDLGAVLGELDGRNVARLLVEGGATVHAAFLDRGFADALEIFTAPMTLGGAGHSAIDALAALTLEEAPKFTLTSLRKIGGDLLESYRAKA from the coding sequence GTGAGCGATCTCGCGCATATGCGGCATGCGATCGCGCTGGGCGCGCGCGGTGTGGGCCGGACCGGCCGCGTGCCGTCCGTGGGCTGTGTGCTCGTGTCGACCGATGGGCGCGTCGTGGGGCGCGGCCGCACCGATGAAAGCGGACGGCCGCATGCGGAGGTCGTGGCCTTAGCGATGGCGGGGCAGGCGGCGCGCGGCGCGACGGCCTATGTCACGCTCGAGCCCTGCGCGCATAGAGGGGGCACGGGCGGGCCTTGCACCGACGCCTTGATCGGCGCCGGCGTGGCGCGGGTCGTCGTCGCCGGCGTCGATCCGGATCCGCGCACCAATGGACAGGGCATCGCGAAGCTCAGGGCTGCCGGCGTCGCGGTAGAGGTGGGCGTCGGCGAAGCGGAGGCCCTTCCGACCCTGGCAGGCTTCTTCAGTCATATCCGCGCCCGGCGCCCTTTCGTGACGCTGAAGATCGCCCAGAGCCTGGATGGACGGACGGCGACGGTCTCCGGCGACAGCAAATGGATCACGGGCGAAGGCGCGCGCCGGCACGGCCATCTCCTGCGTGCGCGGAACGATGCGATCCTGGTCGGCGTGAACACGGCGCTGGCGGACGATCCGGAGCTGACCTGCCGGATCGCGGGACTGGAACGCTGTTCCCCGTTGCGGGTGGTGCTGGACACGCGGCTGCGGCTGAGCGAGTGGTCGAAGCTGGCGACCACGGCGGCGAGAACCCCGACGCTGGTCTTCACCACGGCGGCGGAAGGCGGCGCCAAGCTGGCGGCCTGCGGCGTCGAGATCGTCCGGGTCGCATGCGACGCGCGGGGCAGACCCGACTTGGGCGCTGTCCTGGGCGAGCTCGACGGACGGAATGTCGCCCGCCTGCTGGTGGAGGGCGGGGCAACGGTCCACGCCGCGTTCCTGGACCGCGGCTTCGCCGACGCGCTGGAAATCTTCACCGCGCCGATGACCCTTGGCGGCGCAGGGCATAGCGCGATCGACGCGCTGGCGGCCCTGACGCTGGAGGAAGCGCCAAAGTTTACGCTTACGTCGCTGCGGAAAATCGGCGGCGATCTTCTGGAAAGCTATCGAGCCAAGGCCTAA
- the ribB gene encoding 3,4-dihydroxy-2-butanone-4-phosphate synthase produces MNIAVYHDYISKIEDVIEDARNGRMFILMDADDRENEGDLVIPAQMCTPASVNFMAKNGRGLICLALTQDRASELNIPMMTAVNGTPNQTAFTISIEAKEGISTGISAHDRAHTISVAIDATKGANDITSPGHVFPLVARHGGTLVRAGHTEAAVDIARLAGLNPAGVICEIMNDDGTMARLPDLVPFAQLHGLKIGTIADLIAYRRKYDHFVKRKVVAPFESHNGGEWQMHVYVNELEYAEHIALVKGDISTPEPVMVRMHAVNIFSDMLEWKSYERDVLGESMRIIAEEGRGVVVLLRATRPTFVSDVLTRRITEDIDRRRVKEYGVGAQILLDLGVRDMILLTDTPEKKIVALEGYDLNIVGTHAIRGSAKDGMP; encoded by the coding sequence ATGAATATCGCCGTCTACCACGATTATATTTCCAAGATCGAAGACGTCATCGAGGACGCGCGCAACGGGCGCATGTTCATCCTGATGGATGCCGACGACCGCGAGAACGAGGGCGACCTCGTGATCCCGGCGCAGATGTGCACCCCGGCGTCGGTGAATTTCATGGCGAAGAACGGCCGCGGCCTGATCTGCCTCGCGTTGACGCAAGACCGCGCCAGCGAGCTGAACATCCCGATGATGACGGCGGTGAACGGCACGCCGAACCAGACCGCCTTCACGATCTCGATCGAGGCGAAGGAGGGCATCTCCACCGGCATCTCGGCGCATGACCGCGCCCACACGATCTCCGTGGCGATCGACGCGACCAAGGGCGCGAACGACATCACCTCGCCGGGGCACGTCTTCCCGCTGGTGGCGCGCCATGGCGGCACGCTGGTGCGCGCCGGCCATACCGAGGCGGCGGTCGACATCGCGCGGCTGGCGGGCCTCAACCCGGCGGGCGTGATCTGCGAGATCATGAACGACGACGGCACGATGGCGCGGCTGCCCGATCTCGTGCCCTTCGCGCAGCTCCACGGCCTGAAGATCGGCACCATCGCCGACCTCATCGCCTATCGCCGCAAATACGACCATTTCGTCAAGCGCAAGGTCGTGGCGCCGTTCGAGAGCCACAATGGCGGCGAATGGCAGATGCACGTCTACGTCAACGAGCTCGAATATGCCGAGCATATCGCGCTGGTGAAGGGCGACATCTCCACGCCCGAGCCGGTGATGGTGCGGATGCATGCGGTGAACATCTTCAGCGACATGCTGGAATGGAAGTCCTACGAGCGCGACGTGCTGGGCGAGTCGATGCGGATCATCGCGGAGGAGGGGCGTGGCGTCGTGGTCCTGTTGCGCGCGACGCGGCCGACCTTCGTCTCCGACGTGCTGACGCGGCGCATCACGGAGGACATCGACCGGCGTCGGGTCAAGGAATACGGCGTAGGCGCGCAGATCCTGCTGGACCTCGGCGTCCGCGACATGATCCTGCTCACCGACACGCCGGAGAAGAAGATCGTCGCGCTCGAAGGCTACGACCTCAACATCGTCGGTACGCATGCCATTCGCGGCAGCGCAAAGGATGGCATGCCATGA
- the nusB gene encoding transcription antitermination factor NusB yields the protein MNFDVRRAARLAAVQALYQMELAGEDAQTVAQEFVEHRLGREPEVSGADGEADAEFFTSIVHGVPHHQVEIDRAIANVLAADWRLERVDSILRAILRAASFELIARRDVPAKAVIDEYVEVSHAFFSGDEPSFVNAALDKMARRKRAAEFGLVPPDDELQF from the coding sequence ATGAACTTCGATGTGCGGCGCGCCGCCCGGCTTGCCGCGGTACAGGCGCTCTACCAGATGGAACTCGCGGGCGAGGACGCGCAGACCGTCGCGCAGGAATTCGTCGAGCATCGCCTGGGGCGCGAGCCGGAGGTCAGCGGTGCCGATGGCGAGGCAGACGCGGAGTTCTTCACCAGCATCGTGCATGGCGTGCCGCACCACCAGGTCGAGATCGACCGCGCGATCGCCAATGTCCTGGCGGCGGACTGGCGGCTCGAGCGGGTGGATTCGATCCTGCGTGCCATCCTGCGCGCCGCCTCGTTCGAGCTGATCGCGCGGCGCGACGTGCCGGCCAAGGCGGTGATCGACGAATATGTCGAGGTCAGCCATGCTTTCTTCTCGGGCGACGAGCCGAGCTTCGTGAACGCAGCGCTCGACAAGATGGCGCGCCGCAAGCGGGCGGCGGAGTTCGGCCTGGTCCCGCCGGACGACGAATTGCAGTTTTAG
- the ribH gene encoding 6,7-dimethyl-8-ribityllumazine synthase, with protein sequence MTPNILIVEARFYAHIADAMLDGATAALEKGGAHFQRLAVPGALEIPPAIAMAARAGEHGGQSFDGYIALGCVIRGETYHFEVVSNESARGLMDLGIQQGLCIGNGILTVENERQALERAAVGDGDKGGDAARACLALVNARARLGVHR encoded by the coding sequence ATGACGCCGAATATCCTGATCGTGGAGGCGCGGTTCTACGCCCATATCGCGGATGCGATGCTCGACGGCGCCACCGCGGCGCTGGAGAAGGGCGGGGCGCATTTCCAGCGGCTGGCGGTGCCCGGCGCGCTGGAGATCCCGCCGGCCATCGCCATGGCGGCGCGCGCCGGCGAGCATGGCGGCCAGAGCTTCGACGGCTATATCGCGCTGGGCTGCGTCATCCGCGGCGAGACCTATCATTTCGAGGTCGTCTCGAACGAGTCGGCGCGGGGGCTGATGGATCTGGGCATCCAGCAAGGGCTGTGCATCGGCAACGGCATCCTGACCGTCGAGAACGAGCGGCAGGCGCTGGAGCGGGCCGCGGTCGGCGACGGCGACAAGGGCGGGGACGCGGCACGCGCCTGTCTCGCCCTCGTGAACGCGCGCGCCCGGCTCGGCGTGCACCGATGA
- the thiL gene encoding thiamine-phosphate kinase, translating to MPPSEFSLIAEIFAPLARSKAALGLKDDVALLAPRAGHDLVLTTDAILEGVDFFATDPPDTVARKALRVNLSDLAAKGAEPLGYLLTLALPKRIDTAWLRRFARGLAADQKEFGITLLGGDLSGTPGPLTVSVTALGYVPKGRAILRAGARLGDLVFVTGTIGDSGGGLEALRKKRRGPELIARYRVPEPRVAFGRKLRGIATAALDVSDGLIADLGHLADVSKVHVAVEAARVPLSAALRKAWRGADAVARAVTAGDDYEIAFTAPRARRAKVLAAAKAARTHVTEIGFVMPGRGIALLGADGKAVALSRKGWEHF from the coding sequence ATGCCCCCTTCCGAATTCTCGCTGATCGCAGAGATCTTCGCGCCGCTGGCGCGCTCGAAAGCGGCGCTGGGGCTGAAAGACGATGTCGCACTGCTGGCGCCGCGTGCGGGCCACGACCTCGTTCTCACAACCGACGCGATCCTGGAAGGAGTCGATTTCTTCGCGACCGATCCGCCGGACACGGTCGCGCGCAAGGCGTTGCGCGTGAATCTTTCCGATCTCGCTGCCAAAGGCGCCGAGCCGCTCGGTTATCTTTTGACCCTGGCGCTGCCAAAGCGGATCGACACGGCATGGCTGCGCCGCTTCGCGCGCGGACTGGCGGCCGATCAGAAGGAATTCGGCATCACTTTGCTTGGCGGCGACCTATCCGGGACGCCGGGACCCTTGACGGTGTCGGTGACGGCGCTGGGATATGTGCCGAAGGGCAGGGCGATCCTGCGCGCCGGCGCCCGGCTGGGCGATCTGGTGTTCGTGACGGGGACCATCGGCGACAGCGGCGGCGGGCTCGAAGCGCTGCGCAAAAAGCGGCGCGGGCCGGAATTGATCGCGCGCTATCGCGTGCCGGAGCCGCGGGTGGCGTTCGGGCGGAAGCTGCGCGGGATCGCGACGGCCGCGCTCGACGTGTCGGACGGGCTGATCGCCGATCTCGGGCACCTCGCGGACGTCTCGAAGGTGCATGTCGCGGTGGAGGCGGCACGCGTGCCGCTGTCGGCGGCGCTGCGGAAGGCTTGGCGCGGGGCGGATGCGGTGGCGCGTGCCGTGACGGCTGGGGACGATTACGAGATCGCGTTCACGGCGCCGCGAGCGAGGCGGGCGAAGGTGCTGGCGGCGGCGAAGGCGGCGCGGACGCACGTGACGGAGATCGGGTTCGTGATGCCGGGGCGCGGAATCGCGCTGCTCGGGGCGGATGGAAAGGCCGTGGCGCTCTCACGGAAGGGGTGGGAACACTTTTAG